Proteins co-encoded in one Streptomyces sp. JH34 genomic window:
- a CDS encoding aldehyde dehydrogenase family protein — translation MSYFTDLAQQYIDGEWRPGKGSWDIIDFNPYSGEKLASITVATADEVDQAYRAAERTQPEWADTNPYARRTVLEKALRVVEEREDEISEAIVAELGGTRLKAGFELHLAKEFLREAAQLTLRSTGQILPSPTEGKENRVYRLPAGVVGVISPFNFPFLLSLKSVAPALALGNAVVLKPHQNTPVCGGTLIAKVFEEAGLPAGLLNVVVTDIAEIGDSLLEHPVPQVISFTGSDRIGRHVARVCAANLKRAVLELGGNSALIVLDDADVDYAVDAAVFSRFIHQGQVCMAANRILVDRSVEQEFTEKFVAKVASLRVGDPADPTTHIGPLISSSQADAVSKLVDETVAAGATALLHGRAEGNVVSPSVLTGLAADSPVLQQEIFGPVALLVPFDGEDEAVRIANDTPYGLSGAVHTGNIERGVRVGQRIRTGMIHINDGTVHDEPIVPFGGEKSSGLGRLNGESMLEAFTTQKWISVQHGRSQFPF, via the coding sequence ATTTCCTACTTCACCGACCTGGCCCAGCAGTACATCGACGGCGAGTGGCGGCCGGGGAAGGGGTCCTGGGACATCATCGACTTCAACCCGTACAGCGGGGAGAAGCTCGCCTCGATCACCGTCGCGACCGCCGACGAGGTCGACCAGGCCTACCGGGCCGCCGAGCGGACGCAGCCCGAGTGGGCGGACACGAACCCGTACGCCCGGCGGACCGTGCTGGAGAAGGCGCTGCGCGTCGTCGAGGAGCGCGAGGACGAGATCAGTGAGGCGATCGTCGCGGAGCTCGGCGGCACCCGGCTGAAGGCGGGCTTCGAGCTTCACCTGGCCAAGGAGTTCCTGCGCGAGGCCGCCCAGCTCACCCTGCGGTCCACCGGGCAGATCCTGCCGTCGCCGACGGAGGGCAAGGAGAACCGCGTCTACCGCCTCCCGGCCGGTGTCGTGGGTGTCATCAGCCCCTTCAACTTCCCCTTCCTGCTGTCGCTGAAGTCGGTCGCCCCCGCCCTGGCCCTCGGCAACGCCGTGGTCCTCAAGCCGCACCAGAACACCCCGGTGTGCGGCGGCACGCTGATCGCCAAGGTGTTCGAGGAGGCGGGCCTGCCCGCCGGGCTGCTGAACGTCGTGGTCACCGACATCGCGGAGATCGGCGACAGCCTGCTGGAGCACCCCGTCCCGCAGGTCATCTCCTTCACCGGCTCGGACAGGATCGGCCGCCACGTGGCGAGGGTCTGCGCGGCCAACCTCAAGCGCGCGGTGCTCGAACTGGGCGGGAACAGCGCGCTGATCGTCCTCGACGACGCCGACGTGGACTACGCCGTCGACGCGGCCGTCTTCAGCCGCTTCATCCACCAGGGCCAGGTGTGCATGGCGGCCAACCGCATCCTCGTGGACCGGTCGGTGGAACAGGAGTTCACGGAGAAGTTCGTCGCCAAGGTCGCCTCACTGCGTGTCGGCGACCCGGCCGACCCCACGACCCACATCGGCCCGCTGATCAGCTCCTCGCAGGCCGACGCGGTCTCCAAGCTCGTCGACGAGACGGTGGCCGCGGGTGCCACGGCACTGCTGCACGGCCGGGCCGAGGGCAACGTGGTGAGTCCGTCCGTGCTGACCGGCCTCGCCGCCGATTCCCCCGTCCTCCAGCAGGAGATATTCGGTCCGGTGGCCCTGCTGGTCCCCTTCGACGGCGAGGACGAGGCCGTGCGGATCGCCAACGACACCCCCTACGGGCTGAGCGGCGCGGTCCACACCGGCAACATCGAGCGTGGTGTACGGGTGGGGCAGCGGATCCGCACCGGCATGATCCACATCAACGACGGCACGGTCCACGACGAGCCCATCGTCCCCTTCGGCGGGGAGAAGAGCTCCGGTCTGGGACGGCTGAACGGCGAGTCGATGCTGGAGGCGTTCACCACGCAGAAGTGGATCTCGGTCCAGCACGGCCGCTCGCAGTTCCCCTTCTGA
- a CDS encoding Lrp/AsnC family transcriptional regulator — MRLNDLDERIVHALAEDARRSYADIGALIGLSAPAVKRRVDRLRAEGAITGFTVRVDPAALGWETEGFIEIYCSRNTAPEAIRRGLATYPEIASASTVTGDADAIVQVFAADMKHFEQVLERIAGEPYVERTKSVLVLSPLLRRFSSGPPA, encoded by the coding sequence GTGCGCCTGAACGACCTCGACGAACGCATCGTCCACGCCCTCGCCGAGGACGCCCGCCGCTCCTACGCGGACATCGGCGCCCTCATCGGTCTCTCCGCACCCGCGGTCAAACGCCGTGTGGACCGGCTGCGCGCCGAAGGCGCCATCACGGGGTTCACCGTGCGCGTCGATCCCGCGGCACTCGGCTGGGAGACCGAGGGCTTCATCGAGATCTACTGCAGCCGCAACACCGCCCCCGAAGCGATCAGACGTGGGCTGGCCACGTATCCGGAGATCGCGTCCGCGTCCACGGTGACGGGCGACGCCGACGCGATCGTGCAGGTCTTCGCCGCCGACATGAAGCACTTCGAACAGGTGCTGGAGCGCATCGCGGGCGAGCCCTACGTCGAGCGGACCAAGTCGGTCCTCGTGCTCTCCCCGCTGCTGCGGCGCTTCTCCTCGGGCCCGCCCGCCTGA
- a CDS encoding carbon-nitrogen hydrolase family protein, with protein MPPLRTALLQSSGRTGSVDANLATLEEAAARAAAAGARLLVCPELFLTGYAIGDAAPELAEPADGPSAQAVADICVRHGLAVHYGYPERSGDAVFNAAQLIGPGGAPLANYRKTHLFGSFEEEWFTPGEQPVVQAELDGVRLGLLICYDVEFPENVRAHALAGTELLLVPTALMHPFPFVAEAVVPVRAFESQLYIAYVNRAGQEGEFDFTGLSCLAGPDGTVRVRAGRGEELVVGEADPALLAASRAANPYLQDRVPGLYGSLV; from the coding sequence ATGCCGCCGTTGCGTACCGCCCTGCTCCAGAGCTCCGGACGGACCGGTTCCGTGGACGCCAACCTCGCCACGCTGGAGGAGGCCGCGGCGCGCGCCGCCGCCGCGGGTGCCCGGCTGCTGGTCTGCCCGGAGCTGTTCCTCACCGGATACGCCATCGGCGACGCCGCCCCCGAGCTGGCCGAGCCGGCGGACGGGCCCTCGGCGCAGGCCGTCGCCGACATCTGCGTACGCCACGGCCTCGCCGTCCACTACGGCTACCCGGAGCGGTCGGGAGACGCCGTCTTCAACGCGGCGCAGCTCATCGGCCCCGGCGGCGCGCCACTCGCCAACTACCGCAAGACCCACCTCTTCGGGAGCTTCGAGGAGGAGTGGTTCACCCCCGGCGAGCAGCCGGTGGTGCAGGCCGAGCTGGACGGCGTCCGCCTCGGGCTGCTGATCTGCTACGACGTCGAGTTCCCGGAGAACGTGCGCGCCCACGCCCTGGCCGGGACGGAGCTGCTGCTGGTCCCGACCGCGCTGATGCACCCCTTCCCGTTCGTCGCCGAGGCCGTGGTGCCGGTCCGCGCCTTCGAGAGCCAGCTCTACATCGCCTACGTCAACAGGGCAGGCCAGGAAGGCGAGTTCGACTTCACCGGGCTGAGCTGCCTGGCCGGCCCCGACGGCACGGTCCGCGTCCGCGCCGGGCGGGGCGAGGAACTCGTCGTCGGTGAGGCCGATCCCGCGCTGCTCGCCGCCTCCCGTGCCGCCAACCCGTACCTCCAGGACCGTGTTCCCGGTCTGTACGGCTCCCTCGTCTGA
- a CDS encoding terpene cyclase, translated as MESELPDIYCPFTQRSNPHVDHTREHLDAWTRHTGLVHRESARRRFEQADFGAFVGMVYPTANSEHLDLVADWFVWLFLVDDQLDDGHLGRSPDRVRDVVERMRAVVEGRAPGPGPDEEAPAALVALADLWERTIPQAAVHWRTRFTWHLMMYLTTATTWEAGNRADGVVPSEATYIAKRRHTGAIHVCMDLIEIVAGTGAPESVHNDARFITALEASCNVVCWANDVYSYEKEQVLGEIHNLVHLVRHHRGYDKHQALEHVCREIATETERFLTAESELLGRYPELADLLVPYLDGMRSWMRGNLDWSRQTPRYNPADVSQYAEPGAYLEESVLGVSEDHARLGAGPGL; from the coding sequence GTGGAGAGCGAACTGCCCGACATCTACTGCCCGTTCACCCAGCGGAGCAATCCGCACGTGGATCACACCCGTGAGCACCTCGACGCCTGGACGAGGCACACCGGCCTGGTACACCGGGAATCGGCCAGGCGCCGCTTCGAGCAGGCCGACTTCGGCGCCTTCGTGGGCATGGTCTATCCGACGGCGAACAGCGAGCACCTGGATCTGGTCGCCGACTGGTTCGTCTGGCTCTTCCTCGTCGACGATCAGCTGGACGACGGGCACCTCGGACGCAGCCCCGACCGCGTGCGCGACGTGGTGGAGCGGATGCGCGCCGTGGTCGAGGGCAGGGCTCCCGGCCCCGGTCCCGACGAGGAGGCCCCTGCCGCGCTGGTCGCCCTGGCGGACCTGTGGGAACGTACGATCCCACAGGCCGCCGTCCACTGGCGCACCCGCTTCACCTGGCACCTCATGATGTACCTGACGACCGCCACCACCTGGGAGGCGGGGAACCGTGCCGACGGGGTCGTGCCCTCCGAGGCCACGTACATCGCCAAGCGCCGGCACACCGGGGCGATCCATGTGTGCATGGACCTGATAGAGATCGTGGCCGGCACGGGAGCGCCCGAATCGGTCCACAACGACGCCCGGTTCATCACGGCGCTCGAGGCGTCCTGCAACGTCGTGTGCTGGGCGAACGACGTGTATTCGTACGAGAAGGAACAGGTGCTGGGCGAGATACACAATCTCGTCCATCTGGTCCGCCACCACCGCGGCTACGACAAGCACCAGGCACTGGAGCACGTGTGCCGGGAGATCGCGACCGAGACCGAGCGGTTCCTCACGGCCGAGAGCGAGCTGCTCGGCCGCTACCCGGAGCTGGCGGACCTGCTCGTGCCCTACCTCGACGGAATGCGGAGCTGGATGCGCGGGAACCTGGACTGGTCGCGGCAGACCCCCCGCTACAACCCGGCGGACGTCAGCCAGTACGCGGAGCCGGGGGCCTACCTGGAGGAGTCCGTCCTCGGCGTGAGCGAGGACCACGCGCGGCTGGGCGCCGGCCCCGGTCTCTGA
- a CDS encoding DUF5995 family protein yields MDRIEQFAPPAGTAGTTTDVGGVIERMRGFRSHWPPGDGVAVFNEVYLTVTETLGRHLSDGAFRDREAVSTLDVRFAERYLAAVDTAVSGGLPPECWRPLFQYRLHPGVRPLQFALAGINAHIGHDLALAVVDTCRTLGCAPVDLEEEFERVGDLLVMLEEQIREDLMPGPDLLQVADPLTHLAGAWSLERAREASWSAARMLWRLRGAPPLAEEFRSRMDAGAGLVGRFLLTPCR; encoded by the coding sequence ATGGACCGGATCGAGCAGTTCGCACCTCCGGCCGGCACTGCCGGCACGACGACCGATGTCGGCGGCGTGATCGAGCGGATGCGCGGGTTCCGCTCGCACTGGCCGCCCGGGGACGGCGTCGCGGTCTTCAACGAGGTCTATCTGACGGTCACGGAGACACTCGGCCGGCACCTCTCGGACGGCGCGTTCCGGGACCGGGAAGCCGTGTCGACGCTGGACGTGCGGTTCGCCGAACGCTATCTGGCGGCGGTCGACACGGCCGTCTCGGGCGGCCTTCCGCCGGAGTGCTGGCGGCCCCTGTTCCAGTACCGGCTCCATCCGGGCGTACGTCCGCTGCAGTTCGCACTCGCCGGTATCAACGCGCACATCGGACACGATCTCGCCCTTGCCGTCGTGGACACCTGCCGTACCCTCGGCTGCGCTCCGGTGGATCTGGAGGAGGAGTTCGAGCGGGTGGGAGACCTCCTCGTGATGCTGGAGGAGCAGATCCGCGAGGATCTGATGCCGGGTCCCGACCTGCTGCAGGTCGCCGATCCGCTGACCCACCTGGCCGGGGCCTGGAGTCTTGAGCGGGCCCGTGAGGCGTCCTGGTCGGCGGCCCGGATGCTGTGGCGACTGCGCGGGGCACCGCCCCTGGCCGAGGAGTTCCGGTCGCGGATGGACGCCGGGGCCGGGCTGGTGGGGCGCTTCCTGCTCACCCCGTGCCGCTGA
- a CDS encoding NAD(P)/FAD-dependent oxidoreductase, whose product MTSTVPNAVQHTEAQPPITMFGPDFPYAYDDFLAHPAGIGQIPATEHGAEVAVIGGGLSGIIAAYELMKMGLKPVVYEADRIGGRLRTVGFEGCDPALTAEMGAMRFPPSSTALQHYIDLVGLETKPFPNPLSPATPSTVVDLKGESHYARTIDDLPPVYREVMDAWNSCLEEGADFSDMNRAMRERDVPRIREIWAKLVEKLDDQTFYGFLCGSDSFSSFRHREIFGQVGFGTGGWDTDFPNSILEILRVVYTEADDHHRGIVGGSQQLPLRLWDREPQKIVHWPLGTSLSSLHDGQPRTAVTRLDRTAGNRITVTDAGGDIRSYRAAVFTGQSWLLLSKIACDDALFPIDHWTAMERTHYMESSKLFVPVDRPFWLDKDASTGRDTMSITLTDRMTRGTYLLDDGPGKPAVICLSYTWCDDSLKWLPLSPTERMDVMLKSLGEIYPGVDIRKHVIGNPVTVSWENEPYFMGAFKANLPGHYRYQRRLFTHFMQDRLPADKRGLFLAGDDISWTAGWAEGAVQTALNAVWGVMAQFGGATDPTNPGPGDVFDEIAPVELPEG is encoded by the coding sequence ATGACGTCCACCGTGCCCAACGCCGTCCAGCACACCGAGGCGCAGCCGCCGATCACCATGTTCGGGCCGGACTTCCCCTACGCCTACGACGACTTCCTCGCCCACCCGGCGGGCATCGGACAGATACCGGCCACCGAACACGGTGCCGAGGTCGCCGTCATCGGCGGCGGGCTCTCCGGCATCATCGCCGCCTACGAACTGATGAAGATGGGGCTGAAGCCCGTCGTCTACGAGGCGGACCGGATCGGCGGGCGCCTGCGTACCGTCGGCTTCGAGGGCTGCGACCCCGCGCTGACCGCCGAGATGGGCGCGATGCGCTTCCCGCCCTCGTCCACGGCGCTCCAGCACTACATCGACCTCGTGGGCCTGGAGACCAAGCCGTTCCCCAACCCCCTCTCCCCGGCCACCCCGTCGACCGTCGTCGACCTCAAGGGCGAGTCCCACTACGCGCGGACCATCGACGACCTGCCCCCGGTGTACCGCGAGGTGATGGACGCCTGGAACTCCTGCCTGGAGGAGGGCGCCGACTTCTCCGACATGAACCGCGCGATGCGCGAGCGCGACGTGCCGCGCATCCGGGAGATCTGGGCGAAGCTCGTCGAGAAGCTCGACGACCAGACCTTCTACGGATTCCTGTGCGGCTCCGACTCCTTCTCCTCCTTCCGGCACCGGGAGATCTTCGGACAGGTCGGCTTCGGCACCGGCGGCTGGGACACCGACTTCCCCAACTCGATCCTGGAGATCCTCCGCGTCGTCTACACCGAGGCCGACGACCACCACCGGGGGATCGTCGGCGGCAGTCAGCAACTGCCGCTGCGCCTGTGGGACCGTGAGCCGCAGAAGATCGTGCACTGGCCGCTCGGCACGTCGCTCTCCTCCCTGCACGACGGGCAGCCCCGCACCGCCGTGACCCGGCTGGACCGCACGGCCGGGAACCGGATCACCGTCACCGACGCCGGCGGCGACATCCGCAGCTACCGGGCGGCGGTCTTCACCGGACAGTCCTGGTTGCTGCTCTCCAAGATCGCCTGCGACGACGCGCTCTTCCCGATCGACCACTGGACGGCGATGGAGCGCACCCACTACATGGAGTCGTCCAAGCTGTTCGTGCCGGTCGACCGTCCGTTCTGGCTCGACAAGGACGCGAGCACCGGCCGGGACACCATGTCCATAACGCTCACGGACCGGATGACCCGGGGGACGTACCTCCTGGACGACGGTCCCGGCAAGCCGGCCGTCATCTGCCTCTCCTACACGTGGTGCGACGACAGCCTGAAGTGGCTGCCCCTCTCCCCGACGGAGCGCATGGACGTCATGCTCAAGTCGCTCGGCGAGATCTATCCGGGCGTCGACATCCGCAAGCACGTCATCGGCAACCCCGTCACCGTCTCCTGGGAGAACGAGCCCTATTTCATGGGCGCGTTCAAGGCCAACCTGCCCGGCCACTACCGCTACCAGCGGCGGCTGTTCACCCACTTCATGCAGGACAGACTGCCCGCCGACAAGCGCGGCCTGTTCCTCGCGGGCGACGACATCTCGTGGACGGCGGGCTGGGCCGAGGGGGCCGTGCAGACCGCGCTGAACGCCGTATGGGGTGTGATGGCGCAGTTCGGCGGCGCCACCGACCCGACGAATCCCGGCCCGGGTGACGTCTTCGACGAGATCGCGCCGGTCGAGCTCCCGGAGGGCTGA
- a CDS encoding sugar-binding domain-containing protein, with translation MGPAELVQAAAMARRFYLEGKSKIQIAEEFGVSRFKVARVLETALERDLVRIEIRVPAELDAERSDALRARYGLRHAVVVESPAEEQDDAADPENLGEVAAELLGELVDEGDVLGLAWGRSTIHMAAALDRLPPCTVVQLTGVYDAGTAERGSVEAVRRAAQVSGGEAHPIYAPMLLPDPATAAALRHQTGIARAFEYFDKVTVAAVSIGSWEPGISTVHDMLSDEERAHYASLGVAAEMSAHLFDTNGRRVGRDLGERCITVEADRLRRIPEVVAIAGGQRKAAAIGAVLRSGLVTSLVTDTAAADYLLTESAAGQRPALERADPDN, from the coding sequence ATGGGACCCGCGGAGCTGGTGCAGGCGGCGGCCATGGCCCGCCGGTTCTACCTCGAGGGCAAGTCGAAGATCCAGATCGCCGAGGAGTTCGGCGTCAGCCGCTTCAAGGTGGCCCGGGTCCTGGAGACGGCACTCGAGCGTGATCTCGTGAGGATCGAGATCCGGGTACCGGCGGAGCTGGACGCGGAGCGCTCCGACGCGCTCCGGGCGCGCTACGGCCTGCGGCACGCTGTCGTGGTCGAGTCACCGGCGGAGGAACAGGACGACGCCGCCGACCCGGAGAACCTGGGTGAGGTGGCTGCCGAGCTGCTCGGCGAGCTGGTCGACGAGGGCGACGTGCTGGGCCTGGCCTGGGGCCGCTCCACCATCCACATGGCGGCGGCCCTCGACCGGCTGCCCCCGTGCACGGTGGTGCAGCTGACCGGCGTGTACGACGCGGGTACGGCAGAGCGCGGCTCGGTCGAGGCGGTCCGCCGTGCCGCGCAGGTATCGGGCGGCGAGGCGCACCCGATCTACGCCCCGATGCTGCTGCCCGACCCGGCGACGGCGGCCGCGCTGCGCCATCAGACCGGGATCGCCCGCGCCTTCGAGTACTTCGACAAAGTGACGGTCGCCGCGGTCTCCATCGGGTCCTGGGAGCCCGGCATCTCCACCGTCCACGACATGCTGTCGGACGAGGAGCGTGCCCACTACGCCTCGCTCGGAGTGGCGGCCGAGATGTCCGCGCACCTCTTCGACACGAACGGCCGACGGGTCGGCCGGGACCTCGGCGAGCGGTGCATCACCGTGGAGGCGGACCGGCTGCGCCGGATCCCCGAGGTGGTCGCCATCGCCGGAGGCCAGCGCAAGGCGGCTGCGATCGGCGCGGTGCTGCGCTCCGGGCTGGTCACCAGCCTGGTCACGGACACGGCGGCGGCCGACTACCTCCTGACGGAGTCCGCCGCCGGACAGCGGCCGGCGCTGGAGCGGGCCGACCCCGACAACTGA
- the rpe gene encoding ribulose-phosphate 3-epimerase, with amino-acid sequence MAQINPSILSADFARLAEEAKAVEGADWLHVDVMDNHFVPNLTLGVPIVEALSKATGTPLDCHLMIEDADRWAPQYVEAGAGSVTFHAEAAAAPVRLAREIRAKGARASMALKPATPIEPYEDLLPELDMLLIMTVEPGFGGQAFLDIMLPKIRRTRELISKHGLELWLQVDGGVSATTIERCAEAGADVFVAGSAVYGAQDPAEAVRALRAQADTVTASAPWACGH; translated from the coding sequence ATGGCCCAGATCAACCCCAGCATCTTGTCCGCCGACTTCGCCCGCCTCGCCGAGGAGGCGAAGGCCGTAGAAGGCGCCGACTGGCTCCATGTCGATGTCATGGACAACCATTTCGTGCCCAATCTGACGCTCGGCGTACCGATCGTGGAGGCGCTGAGCAAGGCCACGGGCACCCCGCTGGACTGCCACCTCATGATCGAGGACGCGGACCGCTGGGCACCGCAGTACGTCGAGGCGGGCGCGGGCTCCGTCACCTTCCACGCGGAGGCCGCGGCGGCGCCGGTGCGCCTGGCGCGGGAGATCAGGGCCAAGGGCGCCCGCGCCTCCATGGCGCTGAAGCCGGCGACGCCCATCGAGCCGTACGAGGACCTGCTCCCCGAGCTCGACATGCTGCTGATCATGACGGTGGAGCCGGGATTCGGCGGCCAGGCGTTCCTCGACATCATGCTGCCGAAGATCCGCCGCACCCGGGAGCTGATCTCCAAGCACGGCCTCGAGCTGTGGCTGCAGGTCGACGGCGGGGTCTCCGCCACCACCATCGAGCGGTGCGCCGAGGCCGGCGCGGACGTCTTCGTCGCCGGATCGGCCGTCTACGGGGCCCAGGACCCGGCGGAGGCGGTGCGGGCACTGCGCGCACAGGCGGACACGGTCACCGCTTCCGCACCCTGGGCGTGCGGCCACTGA
- a CDS encoding GuaB1 family IMP dehydrogenase-related protein has protein sequence MRFLEPGTGRYTTSPSVPYDLTYDDVFMVPGRSAVGSRQAVDLSSPDGSGTTIPLVVANMTAIAGRRMAETIARRGGLVVIPQDIPIEVVTEVIGWIKKRHLVLDTPIVLAPGQTVADALSLLHKRAHGAGVVVDAENRPVGVVTDHDLTGVDRFTQLSEVMSKDLVVLDADIDPREAFNTLDGANRKLAPAVDADGRLVGILTRKAALRATLYTPATDADGKLRIAAAVGINGDVAGKAAQLLAAGVDTLVVDTAHGHQESMISAVAAVRALDPAVPIVAGNVVAAEGVRDLIEAGADIIKVGVGPGAMCTTRMMTGVGRPQFSAVLECAAEARKHGKHVWADGGVRHPRDVAMALAAGASNVMIGSWFAGTYESPGDLQQSADGRYYKESFGMASARAVRNRTSEESAYDRARKGLFEEGISTSRMFLDPTRPGVEDLIDSIIAGVRSSCTYAGASSLEEFAEKAVVGVQSAAGYAEGKPLHASWS, from the coding sequence ATGCGTTTTCTTGAGCCCGGTACGGGTCGCTACACGACCTCTCCCTCGGTCCCCTACGACCTCACGTACGACGATGTCTTCATGGTTCCCGGCCGTTCCGCGGTCGGGTCCCGGCAGGCCGTGGATCTCTCGTCGCCGGACGGCAGCGGCACCACCATCCCGCTCGTCGTCGCGAACATGACCGCCATCGCGGGTCGCCGGATGGCCGAAACCATCGCCCGCCGCGGTGGGCTGGTCGTGATCCCCCAGGACATCCCGATCGAGGTCGTCACCGAGGTCATCGGCTGGATCAAGAAGCGCCACCTCGTGCTCGACACGCCGATCGTCCTGGCCCCCGGCCAGACCGTCGCCGACGCGCTCTCCCTCCTGCACAAGCGGGCCCACGGGGCCGGTGTCGTCGTCGACGCGGAGAACCGGCCCGTCGGAGTCGTCACCGACCACGACCTGACCGGCGTGGACCGTTTCACGCAGCTGTCCGAGGTCATGTCCAAGGACCTGGTGGTGCTCGACGCGGACATCGATCCGCGGGAGGCCTTCAACACGCTCGACGGCGCCAACCGCAAGCTCGCTCCGGCGGTCGACGCGGACGGCCGCCTCGTCGGCATCCTCACCCGTAAGGCGGCGCTGCGGGCGACGCTCTACACCCCCGCGACGGACGCGGACGGCAAGCTGCGGATCGCGGCGGCCGTCGGTATCAACGGCGATGTGGCGGGCAAGGCCGCTCAGCTCCTCGCCGCGGGCGTCGACACCCTCGTCGTGGACACCGCGCACGGCCACCAGGAATCCATGATCAGCGCGGTCGCCGCCGTCCGGGCGCTCGACCCGGCGGTGCCGATCGTCGCGGGCAACGTCGTGGCCGCCGAGGGTGTGCGGGACCTGATCGAGGCGGGCGCCGACATCATCAAGGTCGGTGTGGGTCCCGGCGCGATGTGCACCACGCGCATGATGACCGGGGTCGGCAGGCCCCAGTTCTCCGCCGTGCTGGAGTGCGCGGCCGAGGCGAGGAAGCACGGCAAGCACGTCTGGGCCGACGGAGGTGTCCGGCACCCGCGTGACGTGGCGATGGCGCTCGCCGCCGGCGCGTCCAACGTCATGATCGGTTCCTGGTTCGCGGGCACGTACGAGTCGCCCGGCGACCTGCAGCAGTCCGCCGACGGGCGGTACTACAAGGAGTCGTTCGGGATGGCCTCGGCGCGTGCGGTCAGGAACCGTACCTCGGAGGAGTCCGCCTACGACCGCGCCCGCAAGGGTCTGTTCGAGGAGGGCATCTCCACCTCGCGGATGTTCCTCGACCCCACCCGCCCCGGTGTGGAGGACCTGATCGACTCGATCATCGCCGGTGTCCGCTCCTCCTGCACCTACGCGGGGGCGTCCTCGCTCGAGGAGTTCGCCGAGAAGGCGGTCGTCGGTGTGCAGAGCGCCGCCGGTTACGCGGAGGGCAAGCCGCTCCACGCCAGCTGGAGCTGA